A region from the Mycolicibacterium phlei genome encodes:
- a CDS encoding Hsp70 family protein: MDFGTSGTTAAFRDTNGRIHDVPLGSGGGPMPSAVLGSPGRILSAGEAAVQSALTDPTAYEPNPKLRVDQLEVNLGGLFLPTADLIAAVVAEALTRAAQTTGEQPGEVVLTYPRQWEDRLVARLATGGEIAGIDQHRMRVVDEATAVAAYYSAWPSADRIVVVDLGAANCSAVVLDRGDGGYDVTAADGFNQLGGLDFDARIRGWVIQQLQERNPALAAEAADTSDIAAQLRLADAVRSAKEALSADQSAPVTFTGATGTETVELSRTQFEALIAADVDRAVRLTEALVFHANALRPQSGSVAVHLMGGSSRIPLIQSRFAAVGPVEVADPRAALVHGALMAAPTPEQQRFNKIPEPLPAPVRNPIKRRLRRRAAAKAAAARQPRRKLITATTRKWLAAIALLAIVGSGIGVAAVVIYGSLTAPDQVPQAASPPPLPTLTPRVPTPMDFTVDVVVTEQQCPPEAPTCVYKYTIEPKFVGLHPLPETPFTVFYEVVGGNEPQKGEFTVEKDQARILKDVVLEGPPGAQLRANVLQVAG, encoded by the coding sequence GTGGACTTCGGTACGTCGGGTACGACGGCGGCTTTCCGCGACACCAACGGGCGCATCCACGACGTGCCGCTGGGCTCCGGCGGCGGGCCGATGCCGTCGGCCGTGCTGGGCTCTCCCGGCCGCATCCTGTCGGCGGGTGAGGCGGCCGTCCAGTCCGCGCTGACCGACCCGACGGCCTACGAACCCAACCCCAAACTGCGCGTCGACCAACTCGAGGTCAACCTCGGCGGTCTGTTCCTGCCCACCGCGGACCTGATCGCCGCCGTCGTCGCCGAGGCGCTCACCCGGGCGGCCCAGACCACCGGTGAACAACCCGGCGAGGTCGTGCTCACCTATCCGCGGCAGTGGGAGGACCGGCTGGTCGCCCGGCTGGCCACCGGCGGTGAGATCGCCGGCATCGATCAGCACCGCATGCGGGTCGTCGACGAGGCCACCGCCGTGGCGGCCTACTACAGCGCCTGGCCGTCCGCTGACCGCATCGTGGTGGTCGACCTCGGCGCCGCCAACTGCAGCGCGGTCGTTCTCGACCGCGGCGACGGCGGCTACGACGTCACCGCCGCCGACGGCTTCAACCAGCTCGGCGGCCTGGACTTCGACGCCCGGATCCGGGGCTGGGTCATCCAGCAGTTGCAGGAGCGCAATCCGGCGCTGGCCGCCGAGGCCGCCGACACCTCCGACATCGCGGCTCAGCTGCGGCTCGCCGACGCCGTGCGCTCCGCGAAGGAGGCCCTGTCCGCCGACCAATCCGCCCCGGTGACGTTCACCGGCGCCACCGGCACCGAGACCGTGGAGCTGTCCCGCACCCAGTTCGAGGCCCTGATCGCCGCCGACGTCGACCGCGCCGTTCGGCTCACCGAGGCCCTGGTCTTCCACGCGAACGCGCTGCGGCCCCAGAGCGGATCCGTCGCCGTGCACCTGATGGGCGGATCGTCGCGCATCCCGCTGATCCAGTCCCGTTTCGCGGCCGTCGGCCCCGTCGAGGTCGCCGACCCGAGGGCGGCCCTCGTGCACGGCGCCCTGATGGCCGCGCCCACACCGGAACAGCAGCGGTTCAACAAGATTCCCGAGCCGCTACCCGCGCCGGTGCGCAACCCGATCAAACGACGTCTGCGGCGCCGCGCCGCGGCGAAGGCGGCCGCCGCGCGTCAGCCCCGCCGCAAGCTCATCACCGCGACGACCCGCAAATGGCTTGCCGCCATTGCGCTTCTGGCGATCGTCGGCAGCGGTATCGGGGTGGCCGCGGTGGTGATCTACGGCAGCCTCACCGCGCCCGATCAGGTGCCGCAGGCGGCCAGTCCGCCGCCGCTGCCGACGCTGACCCCGCGGGTGCCGACGCCGATGGACTTCACCGTCGACGTGGTGGTCACCGAGCAGCAGTGCCCGCCCGAGGCGCCGACCTGCGTGTACAAGTACACGATCGAGCCGAAATTCGTTGGTCTGCACCCGCTTCCGGAGACGCCGTTCACCGTGTTCTACGAGGTGGTCGGCGGTAACGAGCCGCAGAAGGGTGAGTTCACCGTGGAGAAGGACCAGGCCAGGATCCTCAAGGACGTCGTCCTGGAGGGCCCGCCCGGCGCCCAGCTGCGGGCCAACGTGCTGCAGGTGGCCGGCTAA
- a CDS encoding NAD(P)H-dependent amine dehydrogenase family protein: MPNTPYRVVQWTTGNVGKSSVAAIARNPLYELVGLYAWSPDKVGKDAGELAGIEPLGVSATNDVDELLALKPDVVVYNPMWINIDELVRILEAGVNVVASASFITGHNLGDDRDRLEEACRKGGSTLFGSGVSPGFAELLAIVAATACDRIDKVTISESADTTLYDSPDTERPVGFGTAIDDPNLEPMAAKGTAVFAEAVRLVADAIGVELDEIKCVAEYAQTTEDLVMASWTIPKGHVAGVYASWQGIANGRTVVDVNVRWKKGQTLDPDWQIDGDGWKITIEGRPTVNMQVGFLPPQDMIENAKSIEDFFVLGHIMTAMPPIHAIPAVVAAAPGIATYNDLPLPQARGVAG, from the coding sequence GTGCCAAACACCCCGTATCGCGTCGTGCAGTGGACCACCGGAAACGTCGGAAAGAGCTCGGTCGCGGCGATCGCGCGCAATCCGCTCTACGAGCTCGTCGGACTCTACGCGTGGTCACCGGACAAGGTCGGCAAGGATGCCGGCGAGCTCGCGGGCATCGAGCCACTCGGTGTCAGCGCCACCAACGACGTCGACGAGCTGCTCGCGCTCAAGCCCGACGTCGTGGTCTACAACCCGATGTGGATCAACATCGACGAGCTGGTCCGCATCCTGGAGGCCGGAGTCAACGTCGTCGCCTCGGCGTCGTTCATCACCGGCCACAACCTGGGTGACGACCGCGACCGGCTGGAGGAGGCCTGCCGCAAGGGCGGGTCGACGCTGTTCGGCTCCGGAGTCAGCCCGGGCTTCGCCGAGCTGCTGGCGATCGTCGCGGCGACGGCCTGCGACCGGATCGACAAGGTGACGATCTCCGAGTCGGCCGACACCACCCTCTACGACTCCCCCGACACCGAGCGTCCCGTCGGGTTCGGCACCGCGATCGACGACCCGAACCTGGAGCCGATGGCCGCCAAGGGCACCGCGGTGTTCGCCGAGGCCGTGCGGCTGGTCGCCGACGCGATCGGCGTCGAACTCGACGAGATCAAGTGCGTCGCCGAATACGCCCAGACCACAGAGGATCTGGTGATGGCGTCGTGGACCATCCCGAAGGGCCACGTGGCCGGCGTGTACGCCAGCTGGCAGGGCATCGCCAACGGCCGCACCGTCGTCGACGTCAACGTCCGCTGGAAGAAGGGCCAGACGCTGGACCCGGACTGGCAGATCGACGGCGACGGTTGGAAGATCACCATCGAGGGCCGGCCGACGGTCAACATGCAGGTGGGTTTCCTGCCGCCGCAGGACATGATCGAGAACGCGAAGTCGATCGAGGACTTCTTCGTGCTCGGCCACATCATGACCGCGATGCCGCCCATCCACGCGATTCCCGCGGTGGTGGCGGCCGCGCCGGGCATCGCGACCTACAACGACCTGCCGCTGCCGCAGGCCCGCGGCGTGGCCGGTTAG
- a CDS encoding TetR/AcrR family transcriptional regulator C-terminal domain-containing protein, with product MTGRTRGRPPRLSRDRIVAAARDVASADLTMQAVADRLGVSRKSLHYYVGDREGLLSLVLVDRFEREIGDIELPADGDWRKVLRAYAVAFRDGLIQVGTATDFNRLRGLGAAAALSMADRVLGVLLTAGFDPDTARRALTAASNIAQSAAHDSAAETDGVHPHRAETAAALDREPAEAYPALRRVLASAQAQRHDAERQFDFELDLLISGLESALER from the coding sequence ATGACTGGCCGGACCCGGGGACGTCCGCCGCGGCTCAGCCGGGACCGGATCGTCGCGGCGGCACGCGACGTGGCGAGTGCCGACCTCACCATGCAGGCCGTCGCCGACCGTCTCGGCGTCAGCCGCAAATCCCTGCACTACTACGTCGGCGACCGTGAGGGACTGCTGTCGCTGGTGCTGGTGGACCGCTTCGAACGCGAGATCGGCGACATCGAGCTACCCGCCGACGGCGACTGGCGAAAAGTGCTGCGCGCGTACGCGGTCGCGTTCCGCGACGGCCTCATCCAGGTCGGCACCGCGACGGACTTCAACCGGCTGCGCGGTCTCGGCGCCGCCGCCGCGCTGTCGATGGCCGACCGGGTGCTCGGCGTCCTGCTCACCGCCGGGTTCGACCCGGACACCGCCCGGCGCGCCCTGACCGCGGCGTCGAACATCGCCCAGTCCGCCGCGCACGACAGCGCCGCCGAGACCGACGGCGTGCACCCGCACCGCGCGGAGACCGCCGCGGCGCTGGACCGCGAACCGGCCGAGGCGTATCCCGCGCTGCGGCGGGTGCTGGCGTCGGCGCAGGCGCAGCGCCACGACGCCGAGCGCCAGTTCGACTTCGAACTCGACCTGCTGATCAGCGGGTTGGAGTCGGCGCTAGAACGCTGA
- a CDS encoding S1C family serine protease, whose translation MGKFPVRRPFATLLIALAAILALVAPMAPAYAAPADPLVAAAQVEPAVVRIDTEIDYQRAYGNGAGFVLDPNGQVLTNFHVVGGADRITASIGGRSYPAELVGYNRRRDIAVLQLIGATGLPVAPIGDSSALAPGEPVVALGNANGTNGPLTREVGTVTAFNQSVFAEDSLTGSKDELSGLFEFAAPVVAGDSGGPVVNSAGQVVGVTTAASVNYRFGPGGEGYAIPINDAMTIANQIRSGSPSDEVHIGPPVLLGVGVRSTRRGPGVQIVEVLRGGAAERAGLADGDLLMSVDGVPLDSATTLTYVLDRHYPGDVVDLTWIDLAGVQRTGKATLTSAF comes from the coding sequence ATGGGCAAATTCCCGGTACGGCGTCCGTTTGCGACGCTGCTGATCGCTCTGGCCGCGATTCTGGCGCTGGTCGCGCCGATGGCGCCGGCCTACGCGGCCCCCGCCGACCCGCTCGTCGCAGCGGCGCAGGTCGAACCGGCCGTGGTGCGCATCGACACCGAGATCGACTATCAGCGCGCGTACGGGAACGGCGCGGGGTTCGTCCTGGATCCCAACGGCCAGGTCCTCACCAACTTCCACGTCGTCGGCGGCGCGGACCGGATCACCGCGTCGATCGGCGGCCGGTCGTATCCGGCCGAGCTGGTCGGCTACAACCGGCGCCGCGACATCGCGGTGCTGCAGCTGATCGGCGCCACCGGGCTGCCGGTCGCCCCGATCGGCGACTCGTCGGCCCTGGCGCCCGGGGAACCCGTCGTCGCGCTGGGCAACGCCAACGGCACCAACGGTCCGCTGACCCGCGAGGTCGGCACGGTGACCGCGTTCAACCAGTCGGTGTTCGCGGAGGACTCGTTGACCGGCAGCAAGGACGAGCTGTCGGGTCTGTTCGAGTTCGCGGCGCCGGTGGTGGCGGGCGACTCGGGCGGTCCGGTGGTCAACTCGGCCGGTCAGGTGGTCGGGGTGACGACGGCCGCGTCGGTGAACTACCGGTTCGGGCCAGGCGGCGAGGGCTACGCGATTCCGATCAACGACGCGATGACCATCGCCAACCAGATCCGGTCGGGCAGCCCGTCCGACGAGGTGCACATCGGCCCGCCGGTGCTGCTCGGCGTCGGGGTGCGCTCGACCCGCCGCGGTCCGGGTGTGCAGATCGTCGAGGTGCTGCGCGGCGGTGCCGCCGAGCGCGCCGGCCTGGCCGACGGCGACCTGCTGATGTCGGTCGACGGTGTTCCCCTGGACTCGGCGACGACGCTGACCTATGTGCTGGACCGGCACTATCCGGGTGACGTCGTCGACCTCACCTGGATCGACCTCGCGGGCGTGCAGCGCACCGGCAAGGCGACGCTGACGTCAGCGTTCTAG
- a CDS encoding aminotransferase class I/II-fold pyridoxal phosphate-dependent enzyme: MSFLSLGRDELSAHHEQQKRNYEELKAKGLKLDLTRGKPSPEQLDLSNRLLELPGPDDYRDADGTDVRNYGGLHGLPELRAIFGELLGIPVQNLIAGNNASLELMHDVIVFSMLHGGPDSPRPWSREPALKFLCPAPGYDRHFAITESLGIEMITVPMREDGPDVDLIEELVAADPAIKGIWCVPVYSNPTGTTYSWEVVRRLVQMQTAATDFRIMWDNAYAVHTLTHEFVRNVDILGLAEAAGHPNRPLVFASTSKITFAGAGVSFLGASLGNIAWYLQHAGKKSIGPDKVNQLRHLRFFRDADGVRLHMQRHQQLLAPKFAAVQEILEDRLGDSKIASWTEPKGGYFVSLDVLPGTAKRTIALAKDAGIAVTEAGATFPYRKDPEDKNIRIAPSFPAEAELRAAIDGLATCALLSATEKLLAE; this comes from the coding sequence GTGTCCTTTCTGTCGCTCGGACGAGATGAACTCTCCGCTCACCACGAGCAGCAGAAACGCAACTACGAGGAGCTCAAGGCCAAGGGCCTCAAACTCGACCTGACCCGCGGTAAGCCCTCCCCGGAGCAGCTGGACCTGTCCAACAGGCTGCTCGAACTGCCCGGCCCCGACGACTACCGCGACGCCGACGGCACCGACGTCCGCAACTACGGCGGGCTGCACGGCCTGCCGGAACTGCGGGCCATCTTCGGCGAGCTGCTCGGCATCCCGGTGCAGAACCTGATCGCAGGCAACAACGCCAGCCTGGAGCTGATGCACGACGTGATCGTGTTCTCGATGCTGCACGGCGGGCCGGACTCACCGCGGCCGTGGAGTCGGGAGCCGGCGCTGAAGTTCCTGTGCCCGGCGCCCGGTTACGACCGGCACTTCGCGATCACCGAGAGCCTCGGCATCGAGATGATCACCGTGCCGATGCGGGAGGACGGCCCCGACGTCGACCTGATCGAGGAGCTCGTCGCCGCCGACCCCGCCATCAAGGGCATCTGGTGCGTGCCGGTGTACTCGAACCCGACGGGCACCACCTACTCGTGGGAGGTCGTCCGCCGGCTGGTTCAGATGCAAACGGCGGCAACGGATTTCCGCATCATGTGGGACAACGCCTATGCGGTGCACACGCTTACCCACGAGTTCGTGCGCAACGTCGACATCCTCGGGCTGGCCGAGGCGGCGGGGCATCCGAACCGGCCGCTGGTGTTCGCGTCGACCAGCAAGATCACCTTCGCCGGCGCCGGTGTCAGCTTCCTGGGCGCCTCGCTGGGCAACATCGCCTGGTACCTGCAGCACGCGGGCAAGAAGTCGATCGGCCCGGACAAGGTCAACCAGCTGCGGCATCTGCGGTTCTTCCGCGACGCCGACGGGGTGCGGCTGCACATGCAGCGTCACCAGCAACTGCTGGCGCCGAAGTTCGCCGCGGTCCAGGAGATCCTGGAGGACCGGCTGGGCGACTCCAAGATCGCGTCGTGGACCGAGCCCAAGGGCGGATACTTCGTCAGCCTCGACGTGCTGCCCGGCACCGCCAAGCGCACCATCGCGCTGGCCAAGGACGCCGGAATCGCGGTGACAGAGGCCGGTGCCACCTTCCCGTACCGAAAAGATCCGGAGGACAAGAACATCCGGATCGCGCCGTCGTTCCCGGCCGAAGCCGAGCTGCGCGCGGCGATCGACGGGCTGGCCACCTGCGCCCTGCTGTCGGCGACCGAGAAGCTGCTGGCCGAATAG
- a CDS encoding type IV toxin-antitoxin system AbiEi family antitoxin, with the protein MTELPWPFVGTEVVASGALSERTLRRRFRPLYPNVYVPRDAAVTAPERARAAWLWSKRRGVVAGLSAAALHGARWIDADEPAELLHDNRRPPQGLVVRTECTLPAELAVVGGMRVTTPARTAFDLGRRLPRTVAVQRLDALANATGLKDVDVAEVMAAHPGARGLPRLRGVLPLMDGGAESPQETVARLALIDAGLPAPVTQFRVVDGYGQFVARLDMAYPEYRVGIEYDGPQHWTDPAVRQRDIDKMFTLNELDWIVIRASRDLLRYRRTTYVVRVEDALRSRGLRL; encoded by the coding sequence ATGACCGAGCTTCCGTGGCCGTTCGTCGGCACCGAGGTGGTGGCGAGCGGCGCCCTCTCTGAGCGGACACTGCGCCGCCGGTTCCGGCCGCTGTACCCGAATGTCTACGTCCCGCGTGATGCGGCGGTGACCGCACCTGAGCGGGCCCGCGCCGCGTGGCTGTGGTCGAAGCGACGGGGCGTCGTGGCGGGACTGTCGGCGGCGGCACTGCACGGCGCCCGATGGATCGACGCCGACGAACCCGCGGAGTTGCTGCACGACAATCGACGACCGCCGCAGGGTCTGGTCGTCCGCACCGAGTGCACGCTGCCCGCCGAGCTGGCCGTGGTCGGCGGGATGCGCGTGACGACCCCGGCGCGCACCGCGTTCGACCTGGGCCGCCGGCTTCCGCGGACGGTCGCGGTGCAACGCCTGGACGCGCTGGCCAACGCGACGGGGCTCAAGGACGTCGACGTGGCGGAGGTGATGGCCGCCCATCCGGGCGCTCGCGGCCTGCCTCGGTTGCGCGGTGTGCTGCCACTGATGGACGGCGGGGCGGAGTCGCCGCAGGAGACCGTCGCCCGGCTGGCGCTCATCGACGCGGGCCTGCCCGCACCGGTGACGCAGTTCCGGGTGGTCGACGGCTACGGCCAGTTCGTGGCGCGTCTGGATATGGCGTATCCGGAGTACCGGGTCGGGATCGAATACGACGGGCCGCAGCACTGGACCGATCCCGCGGTGCGCCAACGCGACATCGACAAGATGTTCACGCTGAACGAACTCGACTGGATCGTGATCCGGGCCAGCCGGGACCTGCTGCGCTACCGGCGCACAACCTACGTGGTCCGGGTCGAGGACGCGCTACGGTCCCGCGGCCTTCGGTTGTGA
- a CDS encoding DNA polymerase III subunits gamma/tau: MALYRKYRPATFAEVIGQEHVTEPLSTALTSGRINHAYLFSGPRGCGKTSSARILARSLNCAEGPTATPCGVCDSCVALAPNGPGNVDVVELDAASHGGVDDTRELRDRAFYAPAQSRYRIFIVDEAHMVTTAGFNALLKIVEEPPEHLIFVFATTEPEKVLPTIRSRTHHYPFRLLAPRTMRQLLERICAQESVTVDEAVYPLVIRAGGGSPRDTLSVLDQLLAGAEGNHVTYQRALALLGATDVALIDDAIEALAAADAASLFGVVEAVVDAGHDPRRFATDLLERFRDLIVLQSVPDAAARGVVDGPEDVLERMRDQATRLGTATLTRYAEVVHAGLGEMRGATAPRLLLEVVCARLLLPSAHDTESALLQRIERIEKRLDMSIPAGEAAASAPPAPVKQYARRSQTQAAPPQEQAAPPAQPAPQAAQPAAQAAPRPEPTPPSRPEPPRPEPTAPARPEPRVERPAPERPAPEPARPEPAPASPPPVRQPSDPAVQAPPAGTGEPNVAAVRSMWTTVREKVRERSRTTEVMLSGAIVRALEGDTLLLTHDSAPLAKRLNDQRNADVIREALKDALGVNWKIRCEPGTGAPPPAVAEPAPAEAPPPPERDEEEEMLAEASNDTEQAPRRDPEEVALELLQNELGARPIDRG; encoded by the coding sequence GTGGCGCTCTACCGCAAGTACCGGCCTGCGACCTTCGCCGAAGTCATCGGACAGGAACATGTCACCGAGCCGTTGTCGACGGCGCTGACGTCCGGCCGGATCAACCACGCGTACCTGTTCTCCGGTCCGCGCGGCTGCGGCAAGACGTCGTCGGCCCGCATCCTGGCGCGCTCGCTGAACTGCGCGGAGGGCCCGACCGCCACCCCGTGTGGGGTGTGCGACTCGTGCGTGGCGCTGGCGCCCAACGGCCCGGGCAACGTCGACGTCGTCGAGCTCGACGCGGCCAGCCACGGCGGCGTCGACGACACCCGCGAGCTGCGCGACCGCGCCTTCTACGCGCCCGCCCAGTCGCGGTACCGCATCTTCATCGTCGACGAGGCGCACATGGTCACCACGGCCGGCTTCAACGCGCTGCTCAAGATCGTCGAGGAACCGCCGGAGCACCTGATCTTCGTGTTCGCCACCACCGAACCGGAGAAGGTGCTGCCGACCATCCGCTCGCGCACCCACCACTACCCGTTCCGGCTGCTGGCGCCGCGGACCATGCGGCAGCTGCTGGAGCGGATCTGCGCCCAGGAGAGCGTGACGGTCGACGAGGCGGTGTACCCGCTGGTGATCCGCGCCGGCGGCGGCTCACCGCGCGACACGTTGTCGGTGCTCGACCAGCTGCTGGCCGGCGCGGAGGGCAACCACGTCACCTACCAGCGGGCGTTGGCGCTGCTGGGTGCGACGGACGTCGCGCTGATCGACGACGCGATCGAGGCGCTGGCCGCCGCCGACGCCGCCTCGCTGTTCGGCGTGGTCGAGGCGGTGGTCGACGCCGGCCATGATCCGCGCCGGTTCGCCACCGACCTGCTGGAGCGGTTCCGCGACCTGATCGTGCTGCAGTCGGTGCCCGACGCCGCCGCCCGCGGGGTCGTCGACGGACCCGAGGACGTGCTCGAGCGGATGCGTGACCAGGCCACCCGGCTCGGCACCGCGACGCTGACCCGCTACGCCGAGGTGGTGCACGCCGGGCTGGGCGAGATGCGGGGTGCGACGGCGCCGCGGCTGCTGCTGGAGGTGGTGTGCGCGCGGCTGCTGCTGCCGTCGGCGCACGACACCGAGTCGGCGCTGCTGCAGCGCATCGAGCGCATCGAGAAACGGCTGGACATGTCGATCCCGGCGGGTGAGGCCGCCGCGTCGGCGCCACCCGCCCCGGTCAAGCAGTACGCGCGCCGCAGCCAGACCCAGGCGGCCCCGCCGCAGGAGCAGGCGGCACCGCCGGCCCAGCCGGCGCCTCAGGCCGCCCAGCCTGCGGCCCAGGCCGCGCCGCGCCCGGAGCCGACGCCGCCATCACGCCCGGAGCCGCCACGGCCCGAACCGACCGCGCCGGCCCGCCCGGAGCCGCGGGTGGAGCGCCCGGCGCCCGAGCGCCCGGCGCCCGAGCCCGCGCGCCCCGAACCCGCCCCCGCGTCCCCGCCGCCGGTGCGTCAGCCGTCGGACCCGGCCGTGCAGGCCCCGCCCGCGGGCACCGGGGAGCCGAACGTCGCCGCGGTGCGCAGCATGTGGACGACGGTGCGTGAGAAGGTCCGCGAGCGCAGCCGCACCACCGAGGTGATGCTGTCGGGTGCGATCGTGCGCGCTCTGGAGGGCGACACGCTGCTGCTCACCCACGACTCCGCGCCGCTGGCCAAGCGGCTCAACGACCAGCGCAACGCCGACGTCATCCGCGAAGCGCTCAAGGACGCCCTCGGGGTGAACTGGAAGATCCGCTGCGAGCCCGGCACCGGGGCGCCGCCGCCCGCGGTCGCCGAACCGGCGCCCGCCGAGGCGCCGCCCCCGCCGGAGCGCGACGAGGAGGAGGAGATGCTCGCCGAGGCGAGCAACGACACCGAGCAGGCGCCCCGGCGCGACCCCGAGGAGGTCGCGCTGGAGCTGCTGCAGAACGAGCTCGGCGCGCGGCCGATCGACCGCGGCTGA
- a CDS encoding class I SAM-dependent methyltransferase, with product MTAIKENPVLTSARKLSLAEILEILAGGELPVRFTAYDGSSAGPADSPLGLELLTPRGTTYLATAPGDLGLARAYIAGDLQPHGVHPGDPYELLKALSEKMEFKRPPAKVLANIVRSIGIEHLKPIAPPPQEAQPRWRRIAEGLRHSKTRDAEAIHHHYDVSNTFYEWVLGPSMTYTCACYPDVDATLEQAQENKYRLVFEKLRLKPGDRLLDVGCGWGGMVRYAAQHGVKAIGVTLSREQATWAQKAIAEQGLSDLAEVRHGDYRDIRESGFDAVSSIGLTEHIGVANYPSYFRFLQSKLRVGGLLLNHCITRPDNKSQASAGGFIDRYVFPDGELTGSGRIIAAAQDVGLEVVHEENLRQHYAMTLRDWCRNLVEHWDEAVAEVGLERAKIWGLYMAGSRLGFETNIVQLHQVLAVKLDRRGGDGGLPLRPWWTP from the coding sequence ATGACGGCGATCAAAGAGAACCCGGTCCTGACTTCGGCCAGGAAGCTGTCCCTGGCCGAGATTCTGGAAATCCTTGCCGGGGGCGAACTCCCGGTGCGTTTCACGGCCTACGACGGCAGCTCGGCGGGCCCGGCGGACTCCCCGCTCGGCCTGGAGCTGCTGACCCCGCGCGGCACCACCTATCTGGCCACCGCCCCGGGCGATCTCGGGCTGGCACGCGCCTACATCGCCGGTGACCTGCAGCCGCACGGCGTGCATCCGGGCGATCCGTACGAGCTGCTCAAGGCCCTGTCGGAGAAGATGGAGTTCAAGCGGCCGCCCGCGAAGGTGCTGGCCAACATCGTGCGCTCCATCGGTATCGAGCACCTCAAGCCGATCGCACCGCCGCCGCAGGAGGCGCAGCCGCGCTGGCGCCGGATCGCGGAAGGGTTGCGGCACAGCAAGACTCGCGACGCCGAGGCGATCCACCACCACTACGACGTGTCCAACACGTTCTACGAGTGGGTGCTCGGCCCGTCGATGACCTACACCTGCGCGTGCTACCCGGACGTCGACGCAACCCTGGAGCAGGCGCAGGAGAACAAGTACCGCCTGGTGTTCGAGAAGCTGCGCCTGAAGCCGGGCGACCGGCTGCTCGACGTGGGCTGCGGCTGGGGCGGCATGGTGCGCTACGCCGCCCAGCACGGGGTCAAGGCCATCGGCGTCACGCTGTCTCGGGAGCAGGCGACGTGGGCGCAGAAGGCGATCGCCGAGCAGGGGCTCAGCGATCTGGCCGAGGTCCGCCACGGCGACTACCGCGACATTCGCGAGTCCGGGTTCGACGCGGTGTCCTCGATCGGGCTGACCGAGCACATCGGCGTGGCCAACTACCCGTCGTACTTCCGGTTCCTGCAGTCCAAGCTGCGTGTCGGCGGGCTGCTGCTCAACCACTGCATCACCCGGCCGGACAACAAGTCGCAGGCCAGCGCGGGCGGGTTCATCGACCGCTACGTGTTCCCCGACGGGGAGCTCACCGGGTCCGGCCGCATCATCGCCGCGGCCCAGGACGTCGGCCTCGAGGTGGTGCACGAGGAGAACCTGCGCCAGCACTACGCGATGACGCTGCGCGACTGGTGCCGCAACCTCGTCGAGCACTGGGACGAGGCGGTCGCCGAGGTCGGCCTGGAACGCGCCAAGATCTGGGGCCTGTACATGGCCGGCTCCCGGCTCGGCTTCGAGACGAACATCGTGCAGCTGCACCAGGTGCTGGCGGTCAAGCTGGACCGCAGGGGCGGCGACGGCGGGCTGCCGTTGCGCCCGTGGTGGACGCCCTAG